The proteins below come from a single Saccharophagus degradans 2-40 genomic window:
- the ftsH gene encoding ATP-dependent zinc metalloprotease FtsH, translating into MAKNLVLWLVIATVLFMVFKNFNEPAVQQEMAYSDFVTEVRAGNVREVVFEGNIIRGVGYNNQPFRVVMLPTIDLDLRSELVENGVAFKAEKKEEAGFFENLLLATVPVLLFIAVFIFFMRQMQGGSGGRGGPMSFAKSKARLLGEDQVKTTFADVAGVDEAKEEVSELVEYLRDPSKFQRLGGRIPRGVLMSGPPGTGKTLLAKAIAGEAKVPFFSISGSDFVEMFVGVGASRVRDMFEQAKKQAPCIIFIDEIDAVGRHRGGGGHGGGHDEREQTLNQLLVEMDGFEGNEGVIVIAATNRSDVLDKALLRPGRFDRQVNVGLPDVRGREQILKVHMRKVPISDAVKASIIARGTPGFSGADLANLVNEAALLAARGNKRLVTEEEFENARDKILMGTERRTLVMTEQEKESTAYHEAGHAIVGYLSPEHDPIHKVTIIPRGRALGVTHFLPEGDRISESKRKMMGDIACAYGGRIAEEMIYGADGVSTGAYGDIRGATAIARAMVVNYGLSDTLGPLDYDARDSDGIGSKKISGHTARLIDEEVKNITDACYKRAEQILEENRDILEAMKDALMEYETLDSDQVSDLMARRKIRPPKSWSDDLTDGGASAGETDSGSTAEKTKASDSSLGGPASEH; encoded by the coding sequence ATGGCTAAGAATTTGGTACTTTGGTTGGTTATTGCCACTGTACTGTTTATGGTCTTTAAAAACTTTAATGAGCCGGCTGTACAGCAAGAAATGGCCTATTCAGACTTCGTTACCGAAGTGCGCGCAGGTAATGTGCGCGAAGTGGTTTTTGAGGGCAACATTATTCGCGGTGTTGGGTATAACAACCAGCCGTTTAGAGTGGTAATGCTACCAACAATCGATTTGGATTTACGCAGCGAGCTAGTTGAAAACGGCGTAGCGTTTAAGGCCGAGAAAAAAGAAGAGGCTGGGTTCTTTGAGAACTTGCTACTGGCAACCGTACCTGTATTGTTGTTTATCGCTGTGTTCATATTCTTTATGCGTCAAATGCAGGGTGGTAGCGGTGGTCGCGGCGGGCCTATGAGCTTTGCTAAAAGTAAAGCGCGTTTGCTTGGCGAAGATCAGGTTAAAACAACCTTTGCAGATGTAGCCGGCGTAGATGAAGCCAAAGAAGAAGTGTCTGAGTTGGTGGAATATTTGCGCGATCCAAGCAAGTTTCAGCGCTTAGGTGGCCGAATCCCCCGTGGTGTTTTAATGTCTGGGCCTCCCGGTACAGGTAAAACGCTGCTCGCAAAAGCAATTGCGGGTGAGGCGAAAGTACCTTTCTTCTCTATTTCGGGCTCAGATTTCGTAGAAATGTTCGTTGGTGTGGGTGCATCCCGCGTGCGAGACATGTTTGAGCAGGCTAAAAAGCAGGCTCCTTGTATTATCTTTATCGATGAGATCGATGCCGTGGGTCGCCATCGTGGCGGCGGTGGTCATGGTGGGGGTCACGACGAGCGCGAGCAAACGCTCAACCAGTTACTAGTAGAGATGGACGGTTTTGAAGGTAACGAAGGTGTAATTGTTATTGCTGCAACGAACCGCTCAGATGTACTGGATAAAGCATTGCTTCGCCCAGGCCGTTTCGACCGCCAAGTAAACGTTGGCTTGCCAGATGTGCGAGGCCGGGAGCAAATTCTTAAAGTGCATATGCGTAAAGTGCCCATTAGCGATGCAGTTAAAGCTTCTATTATTGCGCGCGGTACGCCAGGGTTCTCTGGTGCCGACTTGGCCAACCTTGTTAACGAGGCCGCTTTGCTAGCTGCCCGTGGCAATAAGCGCTTAGTTACCGAAGAAGAGTTTGAAAATGCGCGCGATAAAATCCTTATGGGTACCGAGCGTCGCACTTTAGTGATGACCGAGCAAGAGAAAGAGAGCACGGCTTATCACGAAGCCGGTCACGCTATTGTTGGCTACTTGTCGCCAGAGCACGACCCTATTCACAAAGTTACTATTATTCCTCGCGGTCGCGCTTTAGGTGTAACGCACTTCTTGCCGGAAGGCGATCGTATTAGTGAGAGCAAGCGCAAAATGATGGGCGATATCGCCTGTGCATATGGCGGCAGAATTGCAGAAGAGATGATCTATGGCGCCGATGGGGTATCTACCGGTGCATACGGCGATATTCGTGGTGCCACGGCAATTGCCCGCGCTATGGTTGTAAACTACGGTTTGTCAGACACGCTTGGCCCTCTAGATTACGATGCTCGAGATAGTGACGGTATTGGCTCTAAAAAGATTTCTGGGCACACCGCGCGTTTGATCGACGAAGAAGTTAAAAATATTACCGATGCTTGCTACAAGCGAGCAGAACAAATACTTGAAGAGAATCGCGATATTCTAGAAGCCATGAAAGATGCGCTTATGGAGTATGAGACTTTAGATTCCGACCAAGTATCAGATTTAATGGCGCGCAGAAAGATACGTCCTCCCAAAAGTTGGAGTGACGATTTGACTGATGGTGGTGCTTCAGCTGGCGAAACCGACTCTGGTAGCACAGCGGAAAAAACCAAAGCATCGGATTCGTCCTTAGGCGGCCCTGCTAGCGAGCATTAA
- the yhbY gene encoding ribosome assembly RNA-binding protein YhbY — protein MPLSTDRKKQFRSIAHALNPIVTIAGNGLNDGVRAELERALDDHELIKIKIAIADREIRKEVITEMCTSCRAEMVQQIGKVAVIYRESKQQPAPRNSNVR, from the coding sequence ATGCCTCTTAGTACAGATCGCAAGAAACAATTTCGCTCAATTGCTCACGCACTTAACCCTATAGTAACAATCGCAGGTAACGGCCTTAACGATGGTGTTCGCGCCGAGCTTGAGCGCGCGCTAGACGACCATGAGCTTATCAAGATCAAAATTGCGATAGCAGACAGAGAAATAAGAAAAGAAGTGATCACAGAAATGTGCACCTCCTGCCGCGCAGAGATGGTTCAACAAATAGGCAAAGTCGCTGTTATTTACCGCGAATCAAAGCAACAGCCTGCACCGCGTAACTCTAACGTTCGCTAA
- a CDS encoding ATP-binding protein produces MKSIKFKIWLAFFITLTVCMATMLVVTHTTMKKGFLRYVNIETINKLDLLKNEIAEIYTRTGSLELFTTKPHLWDKLKYKAYSPYLKIRADQRRNDGPPAPPKSKELPPKDKHGVGRHQREFMERLILTDENKNVISGRYRKNSDYSWSAIKAEDKIIAYVGYVAPSEFLRDVDKHFLYNQLRALSKISIFLVIISFITVLIISHKLVKPLVALSRSAKQLAAGEYNVRIQPQTSDEVGELCHNFNELAHTLEANEQSRRQWVADISHEMRTPLAVIKAQIESMQDGIRQPSQANLALLKDKTDSLNALVNDLYELSLSDLGALTYSKEVFSFNQLFEHTQDEVEVRTNGKELTLTIENNLNEQHKIYGDSSRLAQLINNLIENSLRYTDTPGQIKIWSAETQGNLEFHIEDSAPGVNPDQLDKIFDRLYRLDSSRNRATGGAGLGLSICKNIVEAHNGTIRALQSKLGGIHIIISLPRWTR; encoded by the coding sequence ATGAAAAGCATTAAATTTAAAATCTGGCTCGCCTTTTTTATTACCCTTACCGTATGTATGGCTACCATGCTTGTGGTAACGCATACCACAATGAAAAAAGGGTTTTTGCGATACGTAAATATCGAAACCATCAACAAGCTAGATCTGCTCAAAAATGAAATAGCTGAAATTTACACCCGCACTGGGTCGCTAGAGCTATTTACCACCAAGCCGCACCTTTGGGACAAACTAAAATACAAAGCCTATAGCCCCTACTTAAAAATTCGCGCAGACCAACGACGTAACGACGGCCCACCAGCGCCCCCCAAAAGTAAAGAGTTGCCCCCCAAAGACAAACACGGTGTGGGCCGCCATCAACGCGAGTTTATGGAAAGGTTAATTTTGACCGATGAGAACAAAAATGTAATTTCTGGTCGCTACCGCAAAAACTCTGATTACAGCTGGTCGGCAATAAAAGCAGAAGACAAAATCATCGCCTACGTGGGTTATGTGGCCCCCTCAGAATTTTTGCGCGATGTAGATAAACACTTCTTGTATAACCAACTTCGCGCGCTCTCTAAAATTAGTATTTTCTTGGTGATCATCTCATTCATAACGGTGCTAATCATCTCCCACAAGCTGGTTAAGCCATTAGTTGCCCTATCGCGCAGTGCAAAGCAGCTAGCTGCCGGCGAGTACAACGTGCGCATACAACCTCAAACCTCCGACGAGGTTGGCGAGCTGTGCCACAACTTCAACGAGCTTGCCCACACCCTAGAGGCTAACGAACAATCTCGGCGCCAATGGGTAGCCGATATTAGCCACGAAATGCGCACACCATTAGCTGTAATCAAAGCGCAGATTGAATCAATGCAAGATGGTATCCGCCAGCCCTCCCAGGCCAACTTAGCCCTTTTAAAAGACAAAACAGATTCGCTAAATGCGCTGGTTAACGACCTCTACGAGCTTTCGCTTTCAGATTTGGGCGCGCTTACCTATAGCAAAGAGGTATTTAGTTTTAACCAACTGTTTGAGCACACGCAAGACGAAGTGGAAGTGCGCACCAATGGCAAAGAACTAACGCTTACCATCGAAAACAACTTAAACGAGCAGCATAAAATTTACGGCGACAGCAGCCGCTTAGCGCAGCTAATTAACAACTTGATTGAGAACAGCCTGCGCTACACAGATACCCCTGGCCAAATAAAAATATGGTCTGCTGAAACGCAGGGCAATCTTGAGTTCCACATTGAAGACAGCGCGCCAGGCGTTAACCCAGATCAGCTAGATAAAATTTTTGACAGGCTTTACCGCTTAGATTCTTCGCGCAACCGCGCTACAGGCGGCGCCGGCCTAGGCTTATCTATATGTAAAAACATCGTAGAGGCCCACAACGGCACTATTCGAGCACTGCAATCGAAGCTCGGAGGCATTCATATAATCATTTCACTGCCACGTTGGACGAGGTAA
- the carA gene encoding glutamine-hydrolyzing carbamoyl-phosphate synthase small subunit, whose product MTSGHLLNVALRPAILVLADGSVFRGTAIGADGDSVGEVVFNTAMTGYQEILTDPSYAKQIVTLTYPHIGNTGTTSEDDECSNVWASGLVIRDMTMVSSNFRSEQTLEDFLKSKNIVGIADIDTRRLTRILRDKGAQSGCIMAGEVDEDIALAKAKAFAGLQGMDLAKVVSTEKAYPWTAGSWQLGKGFGGLPEGDRFKVVAYDFGAKANILRMLVDRGCELTVVPAQTPAADVLAMNPDGVFLSNGPGDPEPCDYAIEAIKTLLDKNIPLFGICLGHQLLALASGAKTVKMKFGHHGANHPVQDLKTGKVMITSQNHGFAADEASLPSNIVATHKSLFDGSLQGIERTDKRAFSFQGHPEASPGPHDAAELFDHFIDLMNEAKSEM is encoded by the coding sequence TTGACGAGTGGGCATTTGTTAAACGTGGCATTACGGCCTGCCATTCTGGTTTTGGCGGACGGTAGTGTTTTTCGTGGTACAGCGATAGGCGCTGATGGCGATTCTGTTGGTGAAGTGGTGTTTAACACTGCAATGACGGGTTACCAGGAAATTCTCACCGATCCTTCCTATGCGAAGCAAATCGTGACTCTTACATACCCTCATATCGGTAACACGGGCACAACTTCCGAAGACGACGAGTGCAGTAATGTCTGGGCGTCTGGTTTAGTTATTCGTGATATGACAATGGTATCGAGTAATTTCCGCAGCGAGCAAACCCTAGAAGACTTTTTGAAGTCTAAAAATATCGTAGGTATAGCCGACATAGACACACGCCGTTTAACGCGAATTCTTCGCGATAAAGGTGCTCAAAGCGGTTGTATTATGGCTGGCGAAGTGGACGAAGACATTGCACTTGCTAAAGCTAAAGCGTTTGCCGGTTTGCAGGGCATGGATTTAGCAAAAGTTGTGTCTACCGAAAAGGCTTACCCTTGGACTGCCGGCTCTTGGCAGCTAGGCAAAGGCTTTGGCGGTTTGCCAGAAGGCGATCGCTTTAAAGTAGTGGCATACGATTTTGGTGCTAAAGCCAATATTCTGCGTATGTTGGTAGATCGCGGTTGTGAGCTTACCGTTGTGCCTGCGCAAACACCGGCTGCCGATGTACTAGCCATGAACCCTGATGGTGTGTTCCTTTCTAATGGCCCAGGCGACCCCGAGCCATGCGACTACGCTATTGAAGCAATTAAAACGCTGCTAGATAAAAATATTCCTCTATTTGGTATTTGCCTTGGCCACCAGTTGTTGGCGTTGGCGAGTGGCGCAAAAACAGTAAAAATGAAATTTGGCCACCACGGCGCGAACCACCCTGTGCAAGATTTAAAAACGGGCAAGGTAATGATCACCAGTCAGAACCACGGTTTTGCTGCGGATGAAGCATCGTTGCCTAGCAATATAGTTGCTACCCATAAGTCATTGTTTGATGGCTCGCTGCAGGGTATTGAACGCACAGACAAGCGCGCATTCAGCTTCCAAGGGCACCCAGAAGCAAGCCCTGGCCCGCATGATGCTGCCGAACTGTTTGACCATTTTATTGATTTGATGAATGAAGCAAAAAGCGAGATGTAA
- the carB gene encoding carbamoyl-phosphate synthase large subunit translates to MPKRTDIKSILIIGAGPIVIGQACEFDYSGAQACKALREEGYRVILVNSNPATIMTDPSMADATYIEPITWETVAKIIEKERPDAVLPTMGGQTALNCALALHKHGVLEEFGVELIGATEDAIDKAEDRNRFDQAMKKIGLECARAKIVHTMEEANQVPKEFGFPCIIRPSFTMGGSGGGIAYNWEEFEEICTRGLDLSPTNELLIDESLLGWKEYEMEVVRDKNDNCIIICSIENFDPMGVHTGDSITVAPAQTLTDKEYQIMRNASIAVLREIGVETGGSNVQFAVNPEDGRLVVIEMNPRVSRSSALASKATGFPIAKIAAKLAVGYTLDELQNDITGGATPASFEPSIDYVVTKIPRFTFEKFGDADARLTTQMKSVGEVMAIGRNFQESLQKALRGLEVGSAGFEPRVDLTGDNALELIRRDLSTPGAERIWYVADAFRAGMTVEEVHEQSAIDPWFLVQIKDIIDTETALSSMPLVDVDKRIMFNLKRKGFSDKRLGKLLGVSEKTLRGHRHKLDVHPVYKRVDTCAAEFSTSTAYMYSTYDEECESNPTSREKIMVIGGGPNRIGQGIEFDYCCVHAALASREAGYEAIMVNCNPETVSTDYDTSDRLYFEPVTLEDVLEIVHREKPKGVIVQFGGQTPLKLANALEAEGVPIIGTSPEAIDRAEDRERFQQMIQRLELLQPPNAIVRSTEEAIHIAPTVGYPLVVRPSYVLGGRAMEIVYTENELRTYMREAVQASEDSPVLLDHFLNNAIEVDIDAVSDGERVVIGGIMQHIEQCGVHSGDSACSLPPYSLPEDVQDEMREQVRKMARELGVIGLMNVQLAYQDGRIYVIEVNPRGSRTVPFVSKCIGVSLAKIAALCQTGKTLEELGFTEEIVPDYYSVKEAVFPFNKFPAVDPILGPEMKSTGEVMGVGDTFAEAYSKAQVGSGGDLPTSGTAFISVRDFDKDGIVVVAKELTDMGFSVVATRGTAKTLEAAGLSVKVVNKVGEGRPHIVDMIKNREVAMVINTTEGKKAIKDSASIRRSAENNHVYYTTTLAAANALCMALRFGKNHEVRTLQELHVRTAKLAKA, encoded by the coding sequence ATGCCAAAACGTACAGACATTAAAAGTATTTTGATTATTGGTGCTGGCCCAATCGTAATTGGACAGGCCTGTGAGTTTGACTATTCCGGTGCGCAAGCTTGTAAAGCACTACGCGAAGAGGGCTACCGAGTTATTTTGGTTAACTCTAACCCCGCCACCATTATGACCGACCCCTCCATGGCCGATGCAACTTATATCGAGCCAATTACTTGGGAAACGGTAGCAAAAATTATTGAGAAAGAGCGCCCCGACGCGGTACTACCTACTATGGGTGGCCAAACTGCGCTGAATTGTGCTTTGGCATTGCACAAACACGGTGTGCTTGAAGAGTTTGGTGTTGAGCTAATTGGCGCAACCGAAGACGCAATTGATAAAGCAGAAGACCGTAACCGTTTTGACCAAGCCATGAAGAAAATTGGTTTGGAGTGTGCGCGAGCTAAAATTGTACACACCATGGAAGAAGCAAACCAAGTACCTAAAGAATTTGGTTTCCCATGTATTATTCGCCCGTCGTTTACTATGGGTGGTTCCGGTGGTGGTATTGCCTACAACTGGGAAGAATTCGAAGAAATTTGTACGCGCGGTTTAGATTTATCGCCAACCAACGAATTGCTTATTGATGAATCGTTGTTGGGTTGGAAAGAATACGAAATGGAAGTTGTTCGCGATAAAAACGACAACTGCATTATTATTTGCTCCATCGAAAACTTTGACCCAATGGGCGTGCATACCGGTGACTCTATTACGGTTGCGCCAGCGCAAACCCTTACCGATAAAGAATATCAAATTATGCGTAACGCATCGATTGCGGTGCTGCGTGAAATTGGTGTTGAAACGGGTGGCTCCAACGTGCAGTTCGCGGTTAACCCCGAAGATGGCCGTTTAGTTGTAATTGAAATGAACCCGCGTGTATCGCGCTCTTCCGCGCTTGCTTCTAAAGCTACTGGCTTCCCAATTGCAAAAATTGCAGCCAAGCTCGCTGTAGGTTACACCCTAGATGAATTGCAAAACGATATTACCGGCGGCGCAACTCCTGCTTCGTTCGAACCTAGTATCGATTACGTTGTAACAAAAATCCCTCGTTTTACTTTCGAAAAATTCGGCGATGCCGATGCGCGCTTAACCACGCAGATGAAATCTGTAGGTGAGGTAATGGCAATTGGTCGCAACTTCCAAGAGTCTTTGCAAAAAGCATTGCGCGGCTTAGAAGTTGGTTCTGCTGGTTTCGAACCGCGTGTAGATTTGACTGGCGACAATGCGTTAGAGCTTATTCGTCGCGACCTTTCTACCCCGGGTGCTGAGCGTATTTGGTATGTGGCCGACGCATTCCGCGCAGGTATGACCGTAGAAGAAGTGCACGAGCAATCTGCTATTGACCCTTGGTTCTTGGTGCAAATTAAAGACATTATCGACACCGAAACGGCGCTTTCTTCTATGCCGTTGGTAGATGTTGATAAGCGCATTATGTTCAACCTTAAGCGCAAAGGTTTTTCCGATAAGCGCTTAGGTAAGCTGTTAGGTGTTTCCGAAAAAACCTTGCGTGGGCATCGTCATAAGTTAGACGTGCACCCTGTGTATAAGCGCGTAGATACCTGTGCAGCAGAGTTCTCAACCTCTACTGCGTATATGTATTCCACGTACGATGAAGAGTGTGAATCTAACCCTACGAGCCGTGAAAAAATCATGGTTATTGGTGGCGGGCCTAACCGTATTGGACAGGGTATTGAGTTCGATTACTGCTGTGTACACGCTGCTTTGGCGTCGCGTGAAGCGGGCTACGAAGCCATTATGGTTAACTGTAACCCAGAGACAGTATCAACCGATTACGACACTTCCGACCGCTTGTATTTCGAGCCGGTTACCTTAGAAGACGTGTTAGAAATTGTTCATAGAGAAAAGCCAAAAGGTGTAATTGTGCAGTTTGGTGGCCAAACGCCACTTAAGCTAGCTAACGCCTTAGAAGCTGAAGGTGTACCTATTATTGGTACCAGCCCAGAAGCTATCGACCGCGCGGAAGATCGCGAGCGCTTCCAGCAAATGATTCAGCGATTAGAGTTGTTGCAACCACCTAATGCTATTGTGCGCTCAACAGAAGAGGCTATTCATATAGCACCTACCGTTGGTTACCCATTAGTTGTACGCCCATCTTATGTATTGGGTGGCCGCGCTATGGAAATTGTATACACCGAAAACGAATTAAGAACTTACATGCGCGAAGCGGTGCAGGCTTCTGAAGATTCGCCTGTATTGCTAGATCACTTCTTAAATAACGCAATTGAAGTTGATATTGATGCAGTGTCTGACGGCGAGCGCGTTGTTATTGGCGGAATTATGCAGCACATTGAGCAATGTGGTGTTCACTCTGGTGACTCTGCATGTTCATTGCCGCCGTACTCTCTACCTGAAGATGTGCAAGATGAAATGCGCGAGCAAGTGCGCAAAATGGCGCGCGAGCTAGGCGTTATTGGTTTGATGAACGTGCAGCTTGCATATCAAGACGGTCGTATTTACGTGATTGAAGTTAACCCTCGTGGTTCGCGTACTGTACCGTTTGTATCTAAGTGTATTGGTGTATCGCTTGCTAAAATTGCTGCGCTTTGTCAAACAGGCAAAACGTTAGAAGAGCTAGGCTTTACCGAAGAAATCGTGCCCGATTACTACAGCGTGAAAGAAGCGGTATTCCCGTTCAATAAATTCCCTGCTGTTGACCCAATACTTGGGCCAGAAATGAAATCTACCGGTGAAGTTATGGGTGTAGGTGATACCTTCGCCGAAGCTTACTCTAAGGCGCAGGTTGGCAGTGGTGGTGATTTACCAACATCTGGTACGGCATTTATTAGTGTGCGAGACTTTGATAAAGACGGCATAGTGGTAGTTGCTAAAGAGCTTACCGATATGGGCTTTAGTGTTGTTGCTACTCGCGGCACCGCAAAAACGTTAGAGGCGGCCGGCTTAAGCGTTAAAGTGGTTAACAAGGTAGGCGAAGGTCGCCCACACATTGTTGATATGATTAAAAACCGCGAAGTTGCTATGGTAATTAATACCACCGAAGGCAAAAAAGCGATTAAAGATTCTGCGTCTATTCGTCGCAGCGCCGAAAATAATCATGTTTACTACACCACAACGTTGGCAGCGGCTAATGCGCTTTGTATGGCATTGCGATTTGGTAAAAATCACGAAGTGCGCACTCTGCAAGAACTGCATGTACGTACTGCAAAACTTGCAAAAGCGTAA
- the rlmE gene encoding 23S rRNA (uridine(2552)-2'-O)-methyltransferase RlmE yields MSRSKSSGRWLQEHFNDQYVKDSQKDGYRSRASYKLIELNDKDKLIKSGQTVVDLGAAPGGWSQVAAQIVGDGGRVVASDILPMDSLAGVDFVQGDFTEEAVLEQLLELLGEAKADLVISDMAPNMSGIADVDQPKSMYLVELALDMAKTTLKIGGSFACKVFQGEGFDELVLACRECFQKVLVRKPSASRPRSREVYIVAKGYKG; encoded by the coding sequence ATGTCCCGTTCTAAAAGTAGTGGCCGCTGGCTGCAAGAGCACTTCAACGATCAATACGTTAAAGATTCCCAGAAAGATGGTTACCGGTCTCGCGCAAGCTATAAGCTTATTGAGCTAAACGACAAAGATAAGCTTATTAAGTCTGGTCAAACCGTGGTTGACTTAGGTGCAGCCCCTGGTGGCTGGTCTCAGGTGGCCGCGCAGATTGTTGGCGATGGAGGTAGAGTAGTCGCTTCTGATATTCTGCCAATGGATTCCCTTGCAGGCGTTGATTTCGTGCAGGGCGACTTCACCGAAGAAGCCGTGCTTGAGCAGTTGCTTGAATTACTGGGGGAGGCGAAAGCAGATCTTGTAATATCGGATATGGCCCCCAATATGAGTGGTATAGCCGATGTTGATCAGCCAAAATCGATGTATTTAGTTGAGTTAGCGCTGGATATGGCCAAAACCACCCTTAAAATTGGCGGCAGTTTTGCCTGTAAAGTATTCCAAGGTGAAGGTTTTGATGAGTTAGTACTAGCTTGTCGCGAGTGTTTTCAGAAAGTATTAGTAAGAAAACCTTCTGCCTCTAGGCCTCGCTCGCGCGAAGTGTATATTGTCGCAAAAGGTTACAAAGGTTAG
- a CDS encoding response regulator has product MTDSIAPRVLIVEDEPDLAQLLNEYMQAAQYSTTVINNGTDANDWLQANEVDIVLLDLMLPGMSGLDICRDIRKASDVPVIMITAKVEEIDRLIGLELGADDYICKPYSPREVVARTKAVLRRTLSDTSSSEDQNQSVVLCEERSSVIVHKQEIELTQIEYRMFKLLFEQPGRIFSRQFIMDNIYTDYRVVSDRTVDSHIKKLRKKLQAAAPEQDIIRSVYGAGYKFENL; this is encoded by the coding sequence ATGACAGATTCAATTGCGCCTAGAGTGCTTATAGTAGAGGACGAGCCAGACCTCGCGCAGTTATTGAATGAATACATGCAAGCCGCGCAATATAGCACTACAGTTATAAATAACGGCACCGACGCAAACGACTGGCTACAAGCTAATGAAGTAGACATAGTACTGCTAGACCTAATGCTGCCCGGCATGAGCGGGCTAGACATTTGCCGCGACATACGCAAAGCGTCGGATGTACCGGTAATAATGATTACCGCTAAAGTAGAAGAAATAGATCGCCTAATAGGGTTAGAGCTTGGCGCCGACGACTACATCTGTAAGCCCTACAGCCCGAGAGAGGTGGTGGCCAGAACAAAGGCGGTGTTGCGACGCACACTTTCTGATACATCCAGCAGTGAAGATCAAAACCAAAGTGTGGTGCTGTGTGAAGAGCGCAGTAGTGTTATTGTACACAAACAAGAAATTGAGCTTACTCAAATCGAATACCGAATGTTTAAGCTATTATTTGAACAACCCGGACGAATATTTTCACGGCAGTTCATTATGGACAACATCTACACAGACTATCGTGTGGTAAGCGACCGAACTGTCGACAGCCACATAAAAAAATTAAGGAAGAAATTGCAAGCCGCCGCCCCAGAGCAAGACATCATTCGCTCGGTATATGGCGCGGGTTACAAATTCGAAAACCTGTAA
- the greA gene encoding transcription elongation factor GreA, with the protein MSLTKYPMTVAGELALREELERLKKVDRPRIVQAIAEAREHGDLKENAEYHAAREQQGFCEGRIQEIEAKLSNAQVIDVKTIPHSGKVIFGTTVDLINVETDEAITYTIVGEDEASIKLNKISVTSPIARALIGKEEGDVAVVRAPGGEIEYEIDSVKHI; encoded by the coding sequence ATGAGCTTAACTAAATACCCAATGACTGTCGCAGGCGAACTTGCTTTGCGCGAAGAGTTGGAAAGGCTGAAAAAAGTCGATCGTCCACGCATTGTGCAAGCTATTGCAGAGGCGCGTGAGCACGGCGACTTAAAAGAAAATGCCGAGTACCATGCGGCGCGTGAGCAACAGGGTTTTTGCGAAGGGCGAATTCAAGAAATTGAAGCCAAGCTTTCTAACGCGCAAGTTATTGATGTTAAGACTATCCCACACTCAGGTAAGGTGATTTTCGGTACAACCGTTGACTTAATTAACGTAGAAACCGATGAAGCCATCACTTACACTATTGTGGGTGAAGATGAAGCGAGTATTAAGCTAAATAAAATATCAGTGACTTCTCCCATTGCGCGTGCGCTAATTGGTAAAGAGGAAGGTGATGTTGCCGTTGTGCGTGCGCCCGGTGGCGAAATTGAATATGAAATTGATTCAGTAAAACATATTTAA
- the folP gene encoding dihydropteroate synthase, producing MRSPSFLSDLTSPQIMGVLNVTPDSFSDGGRFVSSGKLLLDDALKEAEAMVAAGASIIDVGGESTRPGAAKVTQEEEMARVLPVVEALASRIDAVISVDTSTPALMRAAVDVGAGLLNDVRALSKPGALEVAAAASVPVCLMHMQGQPSTMQAQPHYDDVVAEVRAYLLERAQAAIAAGVKKENIILDPGFGFGKTDEHNVKLLQSLPSLCTTGYPVLAGLSRKSMIGRLLGREPQDRLAGSLALALIAAQNGAKIIRVHDVAETHDVLSLLTTIQKL from the coding sequence ATGCGTTCTCCCTCCTTTCTTTCTGATTTAACATCGCCGCAAATAATGGGTGTGCTTAACGTTACGCCAGATTCTTTCTCTGATGGCGGGCGGTTTGTTTCGTCGGGTAAGTTGCTTCTAGACGATGCCCTCAAAGAGGCAGAAGCTATGGTCGCCGCGGGCGCGTCGATTATTGATGTGGGGGGCGAATCAACCCGTCCCGGTGCCGCCAAGGTTACTCAAGAAGAAGAAATGGCGAGGGTGCTGCCAGTCGTTGAGGCGCTGGCCTCGCGCATAGATGCGGTAATTTCAGTGGATACCAGCACGCCGGCGTTAATGCGTGCGGCGGTGGACGTAGGGGCAGGGCTATTGAATGACGTTCGGGCGCTCTCGAAGCCGGGTGCGCTGGAGGTGGCTGCAGCTGCAAGTGTGCCTGTGTGCCTTATGCATATGCAGGGGCAGCCTAGTACTATGCAGGCGCAGCCCCATTATGATGATGTGGTTGCCGAAGTGAGAGCGTATTTACTTGAGCGCGCCCAAGCAGCAATTGCCGCAGGCGTTAAAAAAGAAAACATTATTCTCGACCCCGGCTTTGGTTTTGGCAAAACAGACGAACATAATGTGAAGCTGTTACAATCCCTGCCCAGCCTTTGTACTACTGGTTACCCTGTGCTGGCGGGGTTGTCCCGCAAGTCTATGATTGGGCGCCTGCTAGGCCGAGAGCCGCAGGACAGGTTGGCAGGTAGTTTGGCTTTGGCCCTTATAGCCGCACAAAATGGCGCAAAAATTATTAGAGTGCACGATGTGGCCGAGACCCATGACGTGTTATCGCTATTAACAACAATACAAAAGCTTTAA